A single Xiphias gladius isolate SHS-SW01 ecotype Sanya breed wild chromosome 18, ASM1685928v1, whole genome shotgun sequence DNA region contains:
- the g6pd gene encoding glucose-6-phosphate 1-dehydrogenase isoform X2, giving the protein MSKIPLSRSEVFGELRKELHEEFHQSDVHIFIIMGASGDLAKKKIYPTLWWLFRDGLLPEQTYFVGFARSDLTVDAIRSSCMPYLKVTDAEAERLSAFFSRNTYISGKYADEGSFSKLHTHILSLPGGPEANRLFYLALPPTVYHDVTQNIKYHCMSTKGWNRVIVEKPFGHDLQSSEELSTHLSSLFTEEQIYRIDHYLGKEMVQNLMVLRFGNRIFGPIWNRDSVACVVLTFKEPFGTQGRGGYFDDFGIIRDVMQNHLLQMLCLVAMEKPASTSSDDVRDEKVKVLKCITPVSMSEVVLGQYVGDPEGEGDAKLGYLDDPTVPKGSTQATFATAVLYVHNERWDGVPFILRCGKALNERKAEVRLQFTDVPGDIFGNQCRRNELVVRVQPNEAVYAKMMSKKPGVYFSPEETELDLTYKSRYKDVKLPDAYERLILDVFCGSQMHFVRSDELREAWRIFTPILHQIDKEKPKPISYKYGSRGPTEADDLSKRVGFRYEGTYKWVNPHRL; this is encoded by the exons atgagtaaaatCCCCCTTTCTCGCTCTGAGGTGTTTGGGGAGCTGAGGAAGGAGCTGCATGAAGAATTCCATCAGTCTGACGTtcacatcttcatcatcatgggAGCATCG GGGGATCTGGCTAAGAAGAAAATCTACCCAACTCTCTG GTGGTTGTTCAGAGACGGCCTCCTCCCTGAGCAGACATATTTTGTGGGCTTTGCTCGCTCTGACTTGACAGTAGATGCGATCCGGAGTTCTTGCATGCCCTACCTGAAG GTAACGGATGCAGAAGCAGAGCGGCTGTCGGCCTTCTTCAGCAGGAACACGTATATCAGCGGGAAATATGCTGATGAGGGTTCCTTCTCcaaactccacacacacatcctgtcTCTGCCCGGAGGACCTGAGGCAAACCGTCTCTTCTACCTGGCACTGCCACCCACCGTCTACCACGATGTTACCCAGAACATAAAGTACCACTGCATGAGCACAAA AGGCTGGAACAGGGTGATTGTAGAGAAGCCGTTTGGACATGACCTTCAGAGCTCTGAAGAGCTGTCCACTCACCTCTCCTCACTCTTCACTGAAGAACAGATCTACCGTATAGATCACTATCTGGGCAAAGAAATGGTGCAGAACCTCATGGTGCTCAG GTTTGGGAACCGAATCTTTGGGCCGATCTGGAACAGGGACAGTGTGGCCTGCGTTGTCCTCACCTTTAAAGAACCATTTGGGACTCAGGGACGAGGAGGCTACTTTGATGATTTTGGCATCATCCG AGATGTCATGCAGAACCACTTGCTCCAGATGCTCTGCCTGGTTGCCATGGAGAAACCAGCTTCCACCAGCTCTGATGATGTCAGGGATGAAAAG GTGAAGGTGCTGAAGTGCATCACTCCAGTCTCCATGTCAGAGGTGGTGCTGGGTCAGTATGTCGGGGATCCAGAAGGCGAGGGAGATGCCAAACTGGGTTACCTTGATGATCCCACAGTTCCTAAAGGATCAACCCAGGCCACCTTCGCCACCGCTGTGCTCTATGTGCACAACGAACGCTGGGATG gTGTTCCTTTCATCCTTCGCTGTGGAAAAGCTCTGAACGAGAGGAAAGCTGAGGTGCGGCTGCAGTTCACAGATGTCCCAggagacatttttggaaatcagtGTCGCAGGAATGAGCTGGTGGTGCGTGTGCAGCCCAACGAGGCTGTCTACGCCAAGATGATGAGCAAGAAACCCGGTGTTTACTTCAGTCCAGAGGAAACCGAGCTGGACCTCACCTACAAGAGTAGATACAAG GACGTGAAGCTTCCAGACGCTTACGAGCGTCTCATCCTGGATGTCTTCTGTGGGAGTCAAATGCACTTTGTACGCAG TGATGAACTACGGGAAGCATGGAGGATCTTCACGCCTATCCTTCATCAGATAGACAAAGAGAAGCCTAAACCTATCTCGTACAAATATGGAAG cCGTGGCCCAACAGAAGCAGACGACCTTTCAAAAAGAGTTGGATTTCGCTATGAAGGCACTTACAAATGGGTCAATCCTCATAGACTGTGA
- the g6pd gene encoding glucose-6-phosphate 1-dehydrogenase isoform X1: MGTRASAEKMSKIPLSRSEVFGELRKELHEEFHQSDVHIFIIMGASGDLAKKKIYPTLWWLFRDGLLPEQTYFVGFARSDLTVDAIRSSCMPYLKVTDAEAERLSAFFSRNTYISGKYADEGSFSKLHTHILSLPGGPEANRLFYLALPPTVYHDVTQNIKYHCMSTKGWNRVIVEKPFGHDLQSSEELSTHLSSLFTEEQIYRIDHYLGKEMVQNLMVLRFGNRIFGPIWNRDSVACVVLTFKEPFGTQGRGGYFDDFGIIRDVMQNHLLQMLCLVAMEKPASTSSDDVRDEKVKVLKCITPVSMSEVVLGQYVGDPEGEGDAKLGYLDDPTVPKGSTQATFATAVLYVHNERWDGVPFILRCGKALNERKAEVRLQFTDVPGDIFGNQCRRNELVVRVQPNEAVYAKMMSKKPGVYFSPEETELDLTYKSRYKDVKLPDAYERLILDVFCGSQMHFVRSDELREAWRIFTPILHQIDKEKPKPISYKYGSRGPTEADDLSKRVGFRYEGTYKWVNPHRL, translated from the exons agaaaatgagtaaaatCCCCCTTTCTCGCTCTGAGGTGTTTGGGGAGCTGAGGAAGGAGCTGCATGAAGAATTCCATCAGTCTGACGTtcacatcttcatcatcatgggAGCATCG GGGGATCTGGCTAAGAAGAAAATCTACCCAACTCTCTG GTGGTTGTTCAGAGACGGCCTCCTCCCTGAGCAGACATATTTTGTGGGCTTTGCTCGCTCTGACTTGACAGTAGATGCGATCCGGAGTTCTTGCATGCCCTACCTGAAG GTAACGGATGCAGAAGCAGAGCGGCTGTCGGCCTTCTTCAGCAGGAACACGTATATCAGCGGGAAATATGCTGATGAGGGTTCCTTCTCcaaactccacacacacatcctgtcTCTGCCCGGAGGACCTGAGGCAAACCGTCTCTTCTACCTGGCACTGCCACCCACCGTCTACCACGATGTTACCCAGAACATAAAGTACCACTGCATGAGCACAAA AGGCTGGAACAGGGTGATTGTAGAGAAGCCGTTTGGACATGACCTTCAGAGCTCTGAAGAGCTGTCCACTCACCTCTCCTCACTCTTCACTGAAGAACAGATCTACCGTATAGATCACTATCTGGGCAAAGAAATGGTGCAGAACCTCATGGTGCTCAG GTTTGGGAACCGAATCTTTGGGCCGATCTGGAACAGGGACAGTGTGGCCTGCGTTGTCCTCACCTTTAAAGAACCATTTGGGACTCAGGGACGAGGAGGCTACTTTGATGATTTTGGCATCATCCG AGATGTCATGCAGAACCACTTGCTCCAGATGCTCTGCCTGGTTGCCATGGAGAAACCAGCTTCCACCAGCTCTGATGATGTCAGGGATGAAAAG GTGAAGGTGCTGAAGTGCATCACTCCAGTCTCCATGTCAGAGGTGGTGCTGGGTCAGTATGTCGGGGATCCAGAAGGCGAGGGAGATGCCAAACTGGGTTACCTTGATGATCCCACAGTTCCTAAAGGATCAACCCAGGCCACCTTCGCCACCGCTGTGCTCTATGTGCACAACGAACGCTGGGATG gTGTTCCTTTCATCCTTCGCTGTGGAAAAGCTCTGAACGAGAGGAAAGCTGAGGTGCGGCTGCAGTTCACAGATGTCCCAggagacatttttggaaatcagtGTCGCAGGAATGAGCTGGTGGTGCGTGTGCAGCCCAACGAGGCTGTCTACGCCAAGATGATGAGCAAGAAACCCGGTGTTTACTTCAGTCCAGAGGAAACCGAGCTGGACCTCACCTACAAGAGTAGATACAAG GACGTGAAGCTTCCAGACGCTTACGAGCGTCTCATCCTGGATGTCTTCTGTGGGAGTCAAATGCACTTTGTACGCAG TGATGAACTACGGGAAGCATGGAGGATCTTCACGCCTATCCTTCATCAGATAGACAAAGAGAAGCCTAAACCTATCTCGTACAAATATGGAAG cCGTGGCCCAACAGAAGCAGACGACCTTTCAAAAAGAGTTGGATTTCGCTATGAAGGCACTTACAAATGGGTCAATCCTCATAGACTGTGA
- the LOC120804382 gene encoding glycerol-3-phosphate dehydrogenase [NAD(+)], cytoplasmic: protein MAAPKKVCIVGSGNWGSAIAKIVGANAAQNSKFDNTVKMWVFEETVNGRKLTEIINTDHENVKYLPGHKLPANVLAVPDLEEASSDADILVFVIPHQFVGKVCDIMKGKIKSDALGISLIKGVDEGPDGLKLISDVIQEKLGINMSVLMGANIANEVADEKFCETTIGCKNKNHGALLKELMQTNNFRVTVVEEYDVVEICGALKNIVAVGAGFCDGLGFGDNTKAAVIRLGLMEMIAFARIFCTAGPVSSATFLESCGVADLITTCYGGRNRKVAEAFVKTGKSIEELEKEMLNGQKLQGPATAAEVYFILEHKNLIDKFPLFNAVYQICYQGHPVTEFIACLQNHPEHM from the exons ATGGCAGCTCCGAAGAAAGTCTGCATCGTTGGCTCTGGAAATTG GGGTTCCGCCATTGCCAAGATAGTGGGTGCCAATGCTGCTCAGAATTCAAAATTTGACAACACCGTCAAAATGTGGGTGTTTGAGGAGACGGTGAATGGACGCAAACTGACGGAAATAATCAACACTGACCATGAAAATGTGAAGTACCTTCCTGGCCACAAGCTACCAGCAAATGTG ctgGCTGTCCCAGACCTGGAGGAGGCATCCAGTGATGCAGACATCTTGGTGTTTGTGATCCCACACCAGTTTGTTGGGAAAGTGTGTGACATCATGAAGGGCAAGATTAAGAGTGACGCACTGGGGATATCGCTCATCAAG GGTGTAGACGAGGGGCCTGATGGACTTAAACTCATATCTGATGTGATCCAGGAGAAGCTGGGTATCAACATGAGTGTGCTGATGGGGGCCAACATTGCCAATGAGGTTGCTGATGAGAAGTTTTGTGAGACCACCATTG GATGTAAGAATAAAAACCACGGTGCTCTTCTAAAGGAACTCATGCAGACCAACAACTTCCGAGTCACTGTAGTTGAGGAGTACGATGTGGTGGAAATCTGTGGAGCACTGAAG AACATTGTTGCGGTCGGGGCAGGTTTCTGTGACGGCCTGGGCTTCGGGGACAACACGAAGGCAGCGGTGATCAGACTGGGCCTCATGGAGATGATTGCCTTTGCCCGCATTTTCTGCACCGCCGGTCCCGTGTCTTCTGCAACCTTCCTGGAGAGCTGCGGTGTGGCCGACCTCATCACTACTTGCTACGGCGGCCGCAACCGCAAAGTAGCTGAGGCTTTCGTGAAGACGGGGAAG TCCattgaggagctggaaaaagAGATGCTGAATGGCCAGAAGCTGCAGGGGCCAGCGACGGCAGCTGAGGTCTATTTCATCCTCGAGCACAAAAACCTAATTGACAA gtTCCCACTGTTCAATGCAGTGTATCAGATCTGCTACCAGGGCCATCCAGTCACAGAGTTCATAGCCTGTTTGCAGAACCACCCAGAGCatatgtaa